CCGCTCTGTAAGACTATAAACTGGCTCTTGTCCTGCTGTTAAAAACAGAAACGGCTGCAGCAAATATAAAGCAACAACCGATAATGGAACAAAATGAAACACATCAACTAAACTAGTAAGATATTTTTGTCCCTTCGGAAAATAAGTACCTAATACCAATCCTAACGGCACCGAAACCATCATTCGTAAAAAAGCAATAGTAAGAGCTCCTAATATGGTGAATTTGGCTCCTATTAATACTTTGCTTAACATATCATAACCGAGCTTATCTGTTCCTAACCACGCTTCCTTGCGAGGAGCAATCGGCGCAGAGTCGATTAACTCCTTATTTTCATCATAAATATGATAGATTTGCCGAACCTCATGATTCACCACAGCAGAGTAAATAAAACTCGTACACAATAATAGCAAGAGAAACAAAAATCCTGTTAAGAAAAGCGGGTTTTTAAGAAGTTTCCTAATAAGTCTCCCTCCAATCAGGCCATTACATTGATTTATCCAAAAGTTCAAATTGTTCTTTTTTAGTAGGTTGTTGTTTTTGTATTGAAGATGTTCTTGTTCTCTTCTTTTTAAAATAAACTGGACGACCAGTAGTCACTCTAGAAAATCCCTCGACCATAAATGTGACAGCTAAGATTGTTAAAGCAAAGCAGATAATCGGTGTTAGCGGAATCCATGGTGCCCATTGAATAAACTGTTTCGATCCTCCGATTAAACCAGACCATTCATTTGTAAATGACCGGGGAGGGTCACTTGCTAGCCGGTCGTTAGAAATAATTGTCCCACCAAAGTAAAGATTAAAGATTCCTAAATGAGCCATGACGATTAATGTTTGAACTAATTGCTGACCGAACAGGATAAAAAATCGATCCTTCAGGCTTGGGATAATATGCTTCATCAAAATATGCAGCTTTGATCCTCCCAATGTTTTGGAGCTTATCACGTATTCTGATTTAAATAACTCCCTTGTCTCATTTCCTATTAAAACAGCTAAGATCGGGACAGTTAGAATAGTGAGGACTACTACTTCAATTGTCATTCTTTCCATAAATGAATAAACAAAGCCCTCAGGCTGCTGTCTAAGAACAGGAGTTAATAAATAAAGAGCAATAATCGTTAGTGGAATAAAGTGAAAAGCATCTACTACACTATTTATATATTTTTGTCCTCTTGAAAAATAGGCTCCAAGCATCAACCCTAGTGGAATCGATAAAGCCAATCGTAACAAGGCAATAAGAAGAGCAGCTAAAACCGTAAACTTTGCCCCAATTAACACCTTACTTAGCATGTCATAACCAAGCTTATCCGTTCCCAGCCATGATTCCTTACGTGGTGCAATAGGAGCAGAGTCAACTAATTCCTTATTTTCATCATAAATATGATAAATTTGATAAACCTCGTTATCAACAACTGCTGTATAAATAAAGCTAGTAAGTAACAATCCTGCGATAAAAATAAAACCAATTAAAAAGAGAGGATCTTTAAAAAGCTTCATGTCAAAGCTTCCCCTCCCTTTACCGTTTTTTCAATGATGATTTTCACCAGATGATAAAAAACAAAAATTGGGACAAATAAAAAGAGAAGAATAAATGTAAACACTTCTGGTATCATATACGTTGTTAAATAATAGGTAATTCCAAACACATTAAATAGGAGTTCAACAACGACTAATGTTGAAAGCATAAACCATATTGTTTGCTTCAAATGGAAGAAAAGAGAAACAATCGTATTTCGCAAGATGTGCTTCCACAAAATAATTGTATGGTGAATTCCCTTTGCCCTAGTTAAAAGAACATAATCCTTTAATAATTCTTCTTCATAAAGATGGATGGTCATTCGATATAACTGAATCGTTGGCAGAATCGCCAAACAAATAATGGGAAGCAAATATGCTTGACTGTCTCCAACTGTGACGACCTTCATCAGTAAAATATCTGTTTTTTTATAAAACATAATAATTAATAGCTGAAGCAGCAAAATTACTAATATATCTGGCAATGATTCAAAAAAGAGAATAGCTAGCTTTATTTTTTCCCGAAGCCATTTTGGAAACTGCATCGTTAAAAATGTTAGTAGAATAGCAATGATATAAGCCAATAAGAGCGCACATATAATAAGGGTTAACGAATAAAAGGCTCCCTCAAATATGTATTTGTAAACCTGATACTCAACCCCTTTAATCTCAAAGGTTATCTCGTTAAAATGAATGAGGCTGTTGATAATACTAGCAAGTGTGTCTATAAACAGCCCAATATGACTTTCCCCTGTACCCTGCGCTATAAACAAGGAAGGTAGTGCTCCAAAAATAATAATCCCCACACATGCAGCAATAAACTGCAAACTAATTGCCCCTAGCTTCTTCACCCTTCCACCCCTTTTAGCTACTTTTCCCACAATTATACTATAAATGGTAATTATTAGACGTTATATAAGGAAAATATGTTACATAGAAAAAAAGACCTGTTTTTTTGTGCACAGGTCTTTTTCTCTTATCTTTTATTAAGTCCCTTACCTTCTACAAACTCTTTCATATACATTCTTGAAGGTCTTGCTAATAAGCCAGCCATTTGACCTGTCCATGTATCTTTTCTTTTGCCATTTGTTCTCTGCTCGTAATATTGTGAGATGTCTTCATCATATTTTTCAAGCTGATCCATGTAGTTTACTTTGTTTTGCTCATACTCATCTTCATGGTAAATATGTTGAAATGGTAACCTCTGCTTTTGATCTGGCATTTGAGCTGGGTAACCTACGGCAACACCGAAAAGAGGTAAGACTAGAGGTGGGGTTTTTAAAAGCTTACAAACTTCATCTAAGTTATTTCTAAGTCCACCTATATAAACAGCACCAAGTCCCATTGATTCCGCTGCAAGCACAGCATTTTGCGCAGCAAGAGTTGCGTCAATAACCGCCACCATGAATTTCTCTGTACTTTCTAATACTTGACTTGTATCTTGTTCATGTTTTTCGGATAGTAATTGATGTCTGTATAAATCTGCACAAAACACAAAGAAATGTCCGTTTTCTGCAACATAATCTTGCCCGCCTGCTAGTTCAGCTAACTTTTTCTTTTTGTCAGGATCCTTAACCCCAATAATTGAATAGGCCTGTACATAACTTGACGTTGAAGCTGCTTGAGCACTTTCGACAATTGTTTTAATTTGTTCATCTGATAATAGCTTATCTTCAAATTTACGAATGGATCGGTGGTTTTGGATTGTTTTAATCACTTCGTTCATGTTTTTCCCTCCTATAACCTTCTTACCTGAAAGGATACCTTGTTTTGTTTCTTTATGCATTTAGGATGCTCAGTAAAAAAAAGATTAGCCCCGAAAGACTAATCTCTACACCTTCTATACTAATTCCTTTTGCTTTGTTTCCTCACCTAGTACAAGTACAGCGAGTGCACCAACAACTATTGCAACTGCAAAGATCAGGAAAATCGAGTTAATCGAATATTCCGCAGCAACTAAATAGCCGACTGTTAATGGTCCTAAAATACCACCAATTCTTCCAAATGAAGCAGCTAAGCCAGCACCTGTTCCACGAACCTCTGTTGGGTAATGCTCTGGTGTATAAGCATAAAGCCCACCCCATGCACCCAGGTTAAAGAAAGAAAGAAAAATACCTGAAGTTAGCAGCAATGGAAGTGTATCTGCATTTCCGAAGAAATAGGCACTAAGAGCCGTTCCAATTAAGAATGTAACAAGAACAAACTTTCTTCCTGCCTTCTCAATCAGATACGCCGCTAAGAAATAACCTGGCAGTTGAGCAAGTGTCATAATTAGTACATATTGAAAGCTTTTAATTAAACTGAAACCTTTCATGACCATTACACTTGGTAACCATAGGAACATTCCATAATATGAAAAAACAACACAAAACCATAGAATCCATAGCATGGTTGTTTGCTTTGTATATGGTCTTGCCCATACTTTTGCAATCTTTGTAAAAGATGATTCCTTTGCTTTGAGACTGTAATAGCTTGAAACCTTGGAGAATCCGGAAGTTTCAACCTTAAATATAAGGCATAAAATGCTGGCAATGCACTTAATAATAGCGCAGCCTGCCAACCGTAAGAAGGAATAACAAAATATGAAATAAGTGCAGCGATTAACCAACCACCTGCCCAGAAGCTTTCCAACAGAACAACAACCCTGCCTCGCTCATTTGCCGGGACACTTTCTGATACTAAAGTTGAAGCAACAGGAAGTTCTCCTCCTAAACCAGCTCCAATAAAAAATCTTAAAATAAGGAATAATGTTAGTGACGTCACAAATGCAGATATTCCACTTCCGATTGAAAATAAAAGAAGTGTAATAATAAACACTTGCTTACGCCCAACTTTGTCTGCCATTAACCCAAAAACTAATGCCCCTACAGCCATACCGATTGAATTCACACTACCAATCCAACCCATTTGCTCTGATGTTAAATCCCAATCCTTTTGTAAAGCTGCAATAATGAATGAAAGAATTCCAACATCCATTGCATCAAACATCCAGCCTAAGCCTGCAATACCTAGTAATTTTCTCCTTGAGATATTCTGTGTTGTATCCATGTAAACCACCTTTCATTTTTAACCATAAGTGGTATCAGTATAAATGTACCAACTTTTTCCTCAGCTCTCCACTAACACTTATACTCTAAATAAAAACAGCTCGTCAATCTATATTGCTTAACATACCAAAATTAATTTATTCTCATACATTTTTATCTTTGTCAAACAGTTAAAGATATGTTATATTAAATGTAACAAAAAATTCACAAATTGGTTTTAGTTTTGACACAAAATAGCCTAGTTTTAGACAAAATTAAAAAGGTACCGACATATGAAAGCGATACCACTAAAGGAGCGTATGAACATGGATGTATTTTTCGCTTATTTATTAATTGGAACAGCTACACCTATCTTTTTATGGCTTGAAAATAGAAAAATTGCTCTTTTACAAATCCCACTGATTGTTTTAATGTGGACTACGTTAATTCTATATATGTATGCTGATTTTGGAGCAGGACATCTAATATTTGGATCGATTTTTGTGATTAATATTATCGCTGCTCACTTAACAGTTCTTTATGTTCTTTATACTTCTAAACTGCCTGAGTTTTTACAAAGCAGAACAGACGAAGGCTATACACATTAATACGCAAAAAAGGTATGACTCAAATATGAGTCATACCTTTTTCGTTTTAATGCATATCCCAAACCATTGCTAACAAAGTACCAAAGATTGTTACTAATGCAATAATTACTCCATAGTATACATTTGTATAGATCGCTGCTTTGTCCTCAGTTTCACCTGCGTGCATAAATACCACTAACTGAAGTCCAGCCTGTATAAATGCTGTTACTAACAGGACTGTCATCCCTACTGTAAATGACATATCGAAGAAGTAAACACCCAGTGCTACTAAAGTAAGGACTAGTGAAAAGACAAAACCCATCACTTGTTTCATCGGGAATAATTCACTCATTGTTTACATCATTCCTTTCAAATAGATGAAGCTGAAGATAAAGATCCAAACAACATCTAGGAAGTGCCAGTATAAACTGAAAATAAATGACTTGTTAGCTGTTTCTGGAGTTAATCCACGCTTTTTCACTTGCATGATGATAAATAATCCCCAGAATAAACCTACCGTTACGTGGGCTCCGTGAGTACCTAAAGTCGTTAATAAAATCGACGTAAAGGCACTTTCCCCAATGCCTGCTCCTTCATGTGCATAGTGGATAAATTCATAGATCTCGATACCTAAGAATCCTAATCCAAGAAGAAGTGTAATAGCAAAGAAATTTATCATTGCTTTTTGTCTACCAAGACGCATCGCATGAATACCTAAACCAATTGTGAAACTACTTGTTAAAAGTAAGAATGTTTCAAGGATAACAGGTGTAATAACGAAGATTTCGGCTCCGTCAGGACCTGTTCCTGTGCGATTATATAATGTGAAATAGGTAGCGAAAAGTGTTGCGAAAAGCATGATTTCCGCACCTAGAAAAATCCAAAATCCAAAGATCTTTAAACGATTTTCTTCTGTACTATATTCAAGTGGTAGCGAGTTATCAATTTTCATCATTAAGCACCTCGCAATTCTGATTCAGTTTCTTCAATTTCTTTAACAGGAATATAACGACCATGATCTTTTTCGAAAGAACGTAGTGTCATAAAGATAAAGATTCCGATTGTAGTAATAATTGCTGGAATCCATAGGCTAAAGATTAGTGAGAAGCCCCATACAAAGAACACACAACTCATTAGGAATGGCATTCCACTGTTATTCGGCATATGAATTTTTTCAATTTCACCTTTAAATAGCTTGTGATCATGTTTTTTCGCATCCCAGAATGGTTCGCTAGATTTTACTTCTGGAACAATTGCGAAGTTGTATTCTGGAACTGGAGTGTGTGTAGGCCACTCTAGTGTGCGTGCATCCCATGGATCTGCACTAATATCTCTTGATGCATAACGAATGCTGTAGTAAATGTTATAAACGATTAACACAAAACCAATTGCCATAATCCCCGCACCCACAAATGAAACCATATTAAGTGGTCCAAATCCAGTAGATTCTGAATACGTGAAGCTACGACGTACTTGACCATCTAAACCTGTAATATACATTGGGATAAATGCTAGAACAAATCCGATTGAAAGCAACCATGCTGTCCATTTCCCAAGTCTTTCGTTCAACATAAAACCAAACATTTTTGGCCAATAGTAAGTTAATCCAGCAAGCATAGCAAATACTACACCTGGAATAATAACATTGTGGAAGTGAGCAACTAAGAACATTGTATTATGATACTGATAGTCAGCTGCAGACATCGCAAGCATAACCCCAGTTACTCCACCTAATGTGAATAGTGGAATGAAAAGCATTGAATAAAGCATTGGTGTTGTCATACGAATTTTACCTTTTCTGAGCGTAAGCAGCCAGTTAAAGATTTTAACACCAGTTGGCACAGCAATGATCATCGTTGTAATAGAGAAAATGCTGTTTGTAAAGGCACCTTGACCCATTGTGAAGAAGTGATGCGCCCATACTAAGAAAGATAAAAGTGAAATTAATACCATAGACCAAACCATTGATTTATAGCCATATAGGTTACGTCCTGAGAATGTTGAGATAATCTCACTGTAAAGACCAAATGCCGGTAAAATCAAGATATAAACTTCAGGATGTCCCCAAACCCAGAACAGGTTGGCCCAAAGCATATCCATACCACCGTTATCAAGAGTAAAGAAATGTGTGCCAAATAGACGATCCATTGTTCCCATTGCAAGTGCTACAGTTAACACAGGGAATGCGAAAACAATGATTAAGTTTGCAATAAGAGCTGACCATGTGAACATTGGCATTTTCATTAATGTCATACCAGGTGCTCTCATTTTCATAATCGTCGTGATAAAGTTAATACCCGTCATCAGGGTCCCTATCCCGGCAATCTGTATCGCGATCATATAATAGTTGGTACCTACAGATTTACTAAATTCTTCACTTGCCAGTGGGAAATATGAAGTCCACCCTGCGTCAGGTGATCCACCAACAACGAATGAAATATTAAATAACATAGCTCCCATAAAGAATAACCAGAAGCTTAAAGCATTAAGACGTGGGAATGCAACATCACGTGCTCCAATTTGCAGTGGAACAACCAAGTTCATGAAGAACATGATAAATGGCATCGCCATGAATAGGATCATAACAACCCCGTGTGTTGTGAAGATCTCATTATAATGCTGTGAATCGAGTAACGTATTATCAGGAACCGCTAGCTGTGCACGAAGCATAATTCCGTCCACACCACCACGGAATAACATAACTAACGCGGAAATTAAATACATAATACCGATTCGTTTATGGTCAACTGTTGTTATCCATTCACGCCATAAATAACCCCATTTTTTAAAGTACGTTAATCCAGCAATGATAGCGATCGTAGTTAAACCAATGGCTACCATCGAAGCATAGATTGCAAAGCTTGGATGAGGTACGGCAAAACGATCAAAGAAATCCATACGTTTGTGACTCCTTTCGGAAGTAAATTTATTTTAAAGATCCGATATCTTTTAAAAATTAATGATTACTGTGTTCTGAATGGTCCTCTTCGTGTGAGTCAGTTTCAGTTGTTTCTGCTTCATGTCCTTCATGTTCAGACTCTGAACCTTCTTCACTGTGATGACCGTGATTTGGTGGAGCAAACTCTAAATGAGTTCCCGTATAAGTTAATTGACCAAGATGACCTGGCTCTAATAACTCTTCAAATTCTGTTTCAGTAAGTGGTTCAGCTGTTTCTTTTACTTCGTCCACCCACTCATCAAATTCAGTTTGAGACATAGCCGTTACGTTAAACGTATTATCAGCAAATCCTTCACCACTAAAGTTTGAGTTTCTTCCTAAAAATTCACCAGCATGATCTGCTGCAAGATGAAGTGTTGTAATGTGATCATTCATCGCATACTTTTGTCCACCAAGCTGTGGAATCCAGAAACTTGTAATTGGTCCATGTGAATATAATTTAAATTCTAGTGGACGATCTGTTGGTACATATAAATAGTTCACTGTTTCAATATTTTCTTCTGGATAACTAAAATGCCATTTCCAGTTAGAAGATGAAGCATAAACAACTAAAGGCTCTTTATCTTCATATCCTTCAGGCTGTGCTTCAACAATATAGTTACTTTGCACTGACACAAAAGAAAGATAAGCAACAATAATAATTGGTACACCTACACAAATCGCTTCAACCCATACATTTCCATGAATGTGTGGCGGCTCATAATCATCAGGCATGTTAGAAGCACGATATTTCACTAACATATAAGCTAATAGTCCAAGAACAACAAGAACAATAAACAACATAATTCCCATAGATAATAAGATGTCACTTGCTAGTCTTTCTGCCTGTGGTCCTTTAGGATCTAAAACCAGTAACGGCTCACATCCTGATAACAATGCGGCAATGGAAACCATAACTGTGAACAAAGTCCATTTTAATTTCATATAAGTACTCCTTTCTTTCCTTCACATAAGCTTCTTCTTTCTATACCTACATCATCAGAGTTAGATACCCCGACAACACTTTGTGAAAACATGCACAAGATCAGTGTGAAAGATCACACAAGATCGTTACTCACATCATATCAGACGTTCGCAAATAAGTTTATTGGTAAAATCATGTGTCATATATCGTTCAACTATTAGTCACTTTTTCGTAATATATTGATCATAAATTGTTCACTTTTATGGAAAAATTTCTACTTACATGGGAGGGTGTGCTTGTAGTGGTGGAGGATGGGAAATCATTTGTTTTTAATATCAGGGTTATCGATTCTGTCTCTGGTAGATCCAGTAGATGACACATCAATTTTTGCCCCGCCCAACAGGACTCTTCCTAACATAGAAAAAGGCCGCAAACAGCGGCCCTTCTTTTTGGCAATCCTATTACAAATTCCGACAAACTTCGGGAAGTGACAGGCACCTCATCCAACTCTCTCCTCAGCAACCTTTTTAATATATCGATTCCTCGTTACCAAGAATTCCCTCATATACTGTTCTAAAAACAGTCGGTCCGCGATCTTTCCCATGAATCCAAATGGAGAGGTGTAGTCGAATGTGTCGAGCATGAGTGTGCCGTTTGGTTTTTCGATGAATTCGTGGACGTGGTAGAAGCGTTTGAAGGCTCCTTTTTCCATTTCGTCAACAAATCGGTTTGGGAAATCAAATTCCGTAATCCGGACAGTTAGGTTTTGTTTGATTCCAAAGTGGACAGCTTCCCATGTGACCGTTTCATTTAATTCGATTAGTCCACTTGTTACACCACCAATCGCACGTTCATTTGTTTGACTTGTGGATTGGGTATGAATATCAATATCTCGCGCAACATCAAAGCAAATGTCACGAGGGGCATAAATAAACATATCTGTCTTAATGATTGGCACGTTATATCTTCCTTATCTTAAAATCTTAATAACGTTTCACCTGTAACAGGTCAAAACGGTTTCCATAGAGATCTTCAAAGATAACCTCAGTTCCCCAGGGCATTTCTTGAAAATTTCACCTAAAAAGCGAACTCCTTTTTCTTTCATTATATGATATTCACGCAAACAGTCATTTGTTTCAATAACCATAAATACATGTTCAGCAGCTTGTGAACCTACGCGTGTTTTTTTCTCATCATTATCGGCTTCTACAAATACAATTGCCGTTCCGCATTCAGGGGAAGGAGCAACTGTTACCCAGCGCATGCCTTCCCCAAATGAGTTGTCAGTAAGCAAAACAAACCCGAGCTTATTTACATAATAATCAATTGCTTCATCATAATCTGAAACAAGGATTGTGATATGTCCAATTTTACGGCTCATTCTGGCTACTCCTTTAAATTAAGCTTTGCTAATGCATCTGCTAATGCATTATTTGTAAAGTTATCATCTTGCTTTTTCATATAGCTTGCCACTTCGCGTTTTGATACCTTGCTGTTTTGGTTCTTTTTCCGTCTTTCTTGGAATGTGGACATTTTTTCGCGATGGCCGCATTTGCAAGTGAACATTTGACCTTCTCCCTGTCCGCGTAGCTCAAGCTTTTTGTGACAGTTTGGACAGCGTGCGTTCGTTACTTTTGATATGCCTTTTCTGTGGCCACATTCGCGGTCCTGACAAACAAGCATTTTGCCTTTTTTGCCGTTTACTTCTAACATGAGCTTACCGCAGTCCGGACATTTACTGCCCGTTAAGTTATCATGCTTAAAGGTTTGTTTGCTGTTTTTAATTTCAGCTACAACCTGTTTTGCGTATTTTTTCATCTCATCTAAGAAGGCCTGTTTTGGTAAGCTTCCTTTTGAAATTTTAATCAGCTTTTGTTCCCATTCAGCTGTTAACACAGGTGATTTTAGATCTTCAGGAACAAGGTTCAGCAATTGCTTTCCTTTTGACGTTATGAAAAGATCTTTGCCTTTTTTCTCTATTAAAAAGCTGCTATATAGCTTTTCAATAATATCCGCTCTCGTTGCAACTGTACCGAGTCCACCTGTTTCACCGATTGTTTGAATAAGATCCTTACTTTCTCCTGCCATATATTTCGTAGGGTTTTCCATAGCCGAAAGAAGTGTTGCTTCATTAAATCGAGCAGGTGGTTTTGTTTCGCCAGTAGTTTTTGATACTGACTGAACCTTTAGTGTAGCCCCTTCAGATAGAGCCGGTAATGTTTGATCATCTTCACTGTCTTCATCTACAAAATCTGTATAAACTTCCTTCCATCCTGGAGACACAACACGTTTACCTTTTGCAGTAAAAAGCTCCTCACCTATTTTGGCTGATACAACTGTTTGTTCATATTCATAAGCAGGAAGCAATACGGCTAAAAATCGTTGAATAACTAAATCATAGATTTTGCGTTCTTTATCGGATAAAGCACTTAGTGGTACTGATTCTTCTGTTGGGATAATCGCATGGTGATCTGATACCTTTTGATCATCAACAAACGATTTATTCGCTTTGATTGGTTTGCTTAAAATTTTTGCGATGACGGAAGCATATGGCTTCATTCTGCAAGCTTCTAGTCGATCCTTTAAAGTTGGAACGATATCACTAGTTAAATAGCGAGAATCAGTTCGTGGATATGTTAAAACTTTATGCTGCTCATAAAGCTTTTGCATAATTGAAAGAGTCTCTTTTGCTGAGTAACCAAAGCGTTTATTTGCATCACGTTGAAGCTCAGTTAAGTCGTAAAGAGCTGGTGAGTATGATTTTTTTGGTGTTGTTTTGACGTTTACTACCTTCGCATCTTTTCCTTTTAACCCAGCGAGCTTTCCATCAATTGCAGCTTCGTTAAATGTTTTTGTATCTTTTGTTTTTTCGTCCTGCCAAGCAAATCTTAAGCTATTTTCTGCAACAGCTTTGATTCCGAAGTATTTTTTAGGCTTGAAGCTGCGAATTTCTTCTTCACGCCCGGCAATCATGGCTAATGTTGGTGTTTGAACACGGCCTGAGGATAGCTGGGCATTGTATTTCGTTGTTAAAGCACGTGTTGCGTTTAAACCAACAATCCAGTCTGCCTCTGCTCTAGCAACAGCGGATGCATATAGGTTTTCATATTCTTTGCCGTTCTTTAGCTTACGGAAACCCTCTTTGATTGCTTTGTCAGTTACAGATGAAATCCATAGCCTTTTAATAGGCTTATTAACGCGGCTTTTTCTAAAATCCAGCGGGCAACAAGCTCACCCTCACGTCCAGCATCAGTTGCAATGATGATGTCACGAACATCTTTACGTAATAATTGGGTTTTTACAGACTGAAATTGCTTGCCTGTTTTTTTAATCACAACGAGCTTTAATGGAGCCGGAAGCATTGGTAAATCTTCCAAGCGCCATGATTTATATTGATCACCATAGCTTTCTGGATCAGCTAATGTAACAAGATGACCCAATGCCCAAGTGACGATATATTGATCTCCCTCAAGAAAACCATTACCTTTTTTATGACAATTTAACACTCTAGCTAAATCTCTTCCAACAGAAGGCTTTTCAGCTAGAACGACTGTTTTACTCATAGAAACATCCTTTCACA
This Metabacillus endolithicus DNA region includes the following protein-coding sequences:
- a CDS encoding ABC transporter permease, with amino-acid sequence MKLFKDPLFLIGFIFIAGLLLTSFIYTAVVDNEVYQIYHIYDENKELVDSAPIAPRKESWLGTDKLGYDMLSKVLIGAKFTVLAALLIALLRLALSIPLGLMLGAYFSRGQKYINSVVDAFHFIPLTIIALYLLTPVLRQQPEGFVYSFMERMTIEVVVLTILTVPILAVLIGNETRELFKSEYVISSKTLGGSKLHILMKHIIPSLKDRFFILFGQQLVQTLIVMAHLGIFNLYFGGTIISNDRLASDPPRSFTNEWSGLIGGSKQFIQWAPWIPLTPIICFALTILAVTFMVEGFSRVTTGRPVYFKKKRTRTSSIQKQQPTKKEQFELLDKSM
- a CDS encoding ABC transporter permease subunit; translation: MKKLGAISLQFIAACVGIIIFGALPSLFIAQGTGESHIGLFIDTLASIINSLIHFNEITFEIKGVEYQVYKYIFEGAFYSLTLIICALLLAYIIAILLTFLTMQFPKWLREKIKLAILFFESLPDILVILLLQLLIIMFYKKTDILLMKVVTVGDSQAYLLPIICLAILPTIQLYRMTIHLYEEELLKDYVLLTRAKGIHHTIILWKHILRNTIVSLFFHLKQTIWFMLSTLVVVELLFNVFGITYYLTTYMIPEVFTFILLFLFVPIFVFYHLVKIIIEKTVKGGEALT
- the nfsA gene encoding oxygen-insensitive NADPH nitroreductase, whose protein sequence is MNEVIKTIQNHRSIRKFEDKLLSDEQIKTIVESAQAASTSSYVQAYSIIGVKDPDKKKKLAELAGGQDYVAENGHFFVFCADLYRHQLLSEKHEQDTSQVLESTEKFMVAVIDATLAAQNAVLAAESMGLGAVYIGGLRNNLDEVCKLLKTPPLVLPLFGVAVGYPAQMPDQKQRLPFQHIYHEDEYEQNKVNYMDQLEKYDEDISQYYEQRTNGKRKDTWTGQMAGLLARPSRMYMKEFVEGKGLNKR
- a CDS encoding spore morphogenesis/germination protein YwcE; the encoded protein is MDVFFAYLLIGTATPIFLWLENRKIALLQIPLIVLMWTTLILYMYADFGAGHLIFGSIFVINIIAAHLTVLYVLYTSKLPEFLQSRTDEGYTH
- the qoxD gene encoding cytochrome aa3 quinol oxidase subunit IV; its protein translation is MSELFPMKQVMGFVFSLVLTLVALGVYFFDMSFTVGMTVLLVTAFIQAGLQLVVFMHAGETEDKAAIYTNVYYGVIIALVTIFGTLLAMVWDMH
- the qoxC gene encoding cytochrome aa3 quinol oxidase subunit III, which codes for MKIDNSLPLEYSTEENRLKIFGFWIFLGAEIMLFATLFATYFTLYNRTGTGPDGAEIFVITPVILETFLLLTSSFTIGLGIHAMRLGRQKAMINFFAITLLLGLGFLGIEIYEFIHYAHEGAGIGESAFTSILLTTLGTHGAHVTVGLFWGLFIIMQVKKRGLTPETANKSFIFSLYWHFLDVVWIFIFSFIYLKGMM
- the qoxB gene encoding cytochrome aa3 quinol oxidase subunit I, whose product is MDFFDRFAVPHPSFAIYASMVAIGLTTIAIIAGLTYFKKWGYLWREWITTVDHKRIGIMYLISALVMLFRGGVDGIMLRAQLAVPDNTLLDSQHYNEIFTTHGVVMILFMAMPFIMFFMNLVVPLQIGARDVAFPRLNALSFWLFFMGAMLFNISFVVGGSPDAGWTSYFPLASEEFSKSVGTNYYMIAIQIAGIGTLMTGINFITTIMKMRAPGMTLMKMPMFTWSALIANLIIVFAFPVLTVALAMGTMDRLFGTHFFTLDNGGMDMLWANLFWVWGHPEVYILILPAFGLYSEIISTFSGRNLYGYKSMVWSMVLISLLSFLVWAHHFFTMGQGAFTNSIFSITTMIIAVPTGVKIFNWLLTLRKGKIRMTTPMLYSMLFIPLFTLGGVTGVMLAMSAADYQYHNTMFLVAHFHNVIIPGVVFAMLAGLTYYWPKMFGFMLNERLGKWTAWLLSIGFVLAFIPMYITGLDGQVRRSFTYSESTGFGPLNMVSFVGAGIMAIGFVLIVYNIYYSIRYASRDISADPWDARTLEWPTHTPVPEYNFAIVPEVKSSEPFWDAKKHDHKLFKGEIEKIHMPNNSGMPFLMSCVFFVWGFSLIFSLWIPAIITTIGIFIFMTLRSFEKDHGRYIPVKEIEETESELRGA
- the qoxA gene encoding cytochrome aa3 quinol oxidase subunit II translates to MKLKWTLFTVMVSIAALLSGCEPLLVLDPKGPQAERLASDILLSMGIMLFIVLVVLGLLAYMLVKYRASNMPDDYEPPHIHGNVWVEAICVGVPIIIVAYLSFVSVQSNYIVEAQPEGYEDKEPLVVYASSSNWKWHFSYPEENIETVNYLYVPTDRPLEFKLYSHGPITSFWIPQLGGQKYAMNDHITTLHLAADHAGEFLGRNSNFSGEGFADNTFNVTAMSQTEFDEWVDEVKETAEPLTETEFEELLEPGHLGQLTYTGTHLEFAPPNHGHHSEEGSESEHEGHEAETTETDSHEEDHSEHSNH
- a CDS encoding SRPBCC family protein; this encodes MPIIKTDMFIYAPRDICFDVARDIDIHTQSTSQTNERAIGGVTSGLIELNETVTWEAVHFGIKQNLTVRITEFDFPNRFVDEMEKGAFKRFYHVHEFIEKPNGTLMLDTFDYTSPFGFMGKIADRLFLEQYMREFLVTRNRYIKKVAEERVG
- a CDS encoding VOC family protein → MSRKIGHITILVSDYDEAIDYYVNKLGFVLLTDNSFGEGMRWVTVAPSPECGTAIVFVEADNDEKKTRVGSQAAEHVFMVIETNDCLREYHIMKEKGVRFLGEIFKKCPGELRLSLKISMETVLTCYR